GTACACTCTTTTCCTTTTAACAAGGTAAACATTGTTCGAAAATCATCTTTTTGGAACTCTTTTAACAAACTTAAAGGGGCTATCAGAGATTCTTCATTTTCTGCAAGAATCATCTTGCGCATTTCAAATATCCGTTCTTCCCCAAAAAACATATGCTCAGTTCTTGCCAAACCAATTCCTTGAGCGCCTAATTTCAATGCTGTTTTAATGTCTTTAGGTGTTTCAGCATTGGCTTTGACACCAATACTCGCTTCCTCTTTTGCCCAGTCTGTAATGGTTTCTAATAATTGCCATTCATCTCCCTCAACGTAAGGTATACTGCCTAGATAAATAGTTCCTGTAGTTCCATCTACTGAGATGATATCACCCTGATGCAATGTAATATCGCCTGCCGTTGCCTGTTCTAAAAATTCATCTACATAAATATCTTCACAGCCCGCAACACAACAAACCCCCATACCACGGGCTACCACTGCAGCATGAGAAGTCATACCACCTCTAGAGGTTACGATAGCTTCACTAACTACCATGCCTTCAATATCTTCTGGGGATGTCTCTTGACGGATCAAAATAACTTTCTCTCCTAGTTCACTAGCTTTTTTGGCTTGTTCAGCTGTAAAATAGATTTTCCCACTAGCAGCTCCAGGACTTGCTGGGAGTCCCTTAGCAAAAAGCTCAGCATGGTTTAGTTGATCCGGTTCAAAAACAGGGTGAAGTAACTGAGTCACAATAGTTGGATTGATTCGCTGAATCGCTTCTTTCTTAGAAATAATTCCTTCTTCAACTAATTGAATACAAACTTTAAACGCAGATTTGGCTGTTCGTTTACCATTTCTCGTCTGCAGAAGATATAATTTGCGATTTTCAATCGTAAATTCAATATCTTGCATATCTTTATAATGACTCTCCAACAGATGACTTAAGCGTAAGAACTCTTGGTAAACTTCCGGCATCAAAACATTCAGTTCACTGATTGGCTGCGGTGTTCGTATCCCAGCTACTACATCTTCCCCTTGAGCGTTTAAAAGAAATTCTCCAAAAATCCCTTTATCACCCGTTGCTGGATTTCTAGTAAAGGCAACACCTGTCCCACTATCAGCCCCAAAATTTCCAAAAACCATCTCTTGAATGTTAACGGCAGTTCCTAATGTATCTGAGATATCATGGAGACGACGATACGTAATTGCTCTACGATTATTCCAAGAACGAAAGACGGCTTCCACTGCCAAAGTCAATTGTTCGTAGGGATCTTGAGGAAAAGCTTGATGGGTCACTTCTAAAAAGATATCTTTATAAACCGCTACCAATTCTTGCCAATCTTCGGCTTGCATTTCTGTATCTAATAAATATTTATTTTTTGATTTGTAAAAATCTAGTTGTTCTTCAAATCGATTTTTATCAATACCGCAAACGACATCGCCAAACATCTGTAATAATCTTCTATAACAATCATAAGCAAAACGATCATCTCCACTTTTTTCTGCTAAGCCGAGAACTGTTTCATCGTTTAGGCCTAAATTTAAAATGGTATCCATCATTCCAGGCATTGAAAATTTTGATCCACTTCTAACCGAAACCAATAAAGGATCCAAAGGGTCCCCAAATATCTTCTTTGTTCTTTTTTCCATACTAAGGACGTGTTCTCGGATTTCTTCATTAAGCTTAGTTGAAACATTTTCTTTCTTTTCAAGATAGTCCAAACAAGCCGTTGTTGTAATCGTAAAACCTGTCGGAACTGGGAGCTTCAATTTTGTCATTTCAGCTAAGTTAGCACCTTTTCCTCCTAATAAATCGCCTTGTTCTTTACTTCCTTCTAAAAAATCAATTACATATGTCACAAGCATAATCTCCTTTTTCTTAATTAGTGTATCACATTTATCTAAAATTGATTATATTGTGTATCACATTCATTGTCAAGAATAATTAGTGTACCCTTTTTTTATTGTTGCATTATTTTTATAAGAAATATATAATAATTAGTGTGTCACATTTAGAAAGTAGGTCGATAAAATGAAACTTACCTCAAGACAATTAGAGATCATCAAAATCGTTAAGGAAAATGAACCGATCAGCGGGGATAGTATTGCCAAAACTCTTGGTTTAAGCCGTGCGACCTTACGCAGTGATTTAGCTATTTTGACGATGACTGGTTTGCTTGATGCTAGACCAAAAGTTGGCTATTTTTATACTGGTCAAACAATTGAGCCTTTGCTTTACGAAAAACTATACAAGAAAACAGTAGAAGATATTATGCTACCGCCGATCCTTATCCACCAGAGTACAACGGTTTATGATGCCGTAACAAATTTGTTCATGTACGATGTGGGTTCTTTGTATGTAAAAGATGACAATGATGAGTTGAATGGCGTCTTATCTCGTAAAGACTTATTAAGAGCGGCTATCAGCAATCCTAATACAGAAAAAACACCTGTTGCTATGATTATGAGCC
This sequence is a window from Enterococcus sp. 7F3_DIV0205. Protein-coding genes within it:
- a CDS encoding helix-turn-helix transcriptional regulator encodes the protein MKLTSRQLEIIKIVKENEPISGDSIAKTLGLSRATLRSDLAILTMTGLLDARPKVGYFYTGQTIEPLLYEKLYKKTVEDIMLPPILIHQSTTVYDAVTNLFMYDVGSLYVKDDNDELNGVLSRKDLLRAAISNPNTEKTPVAMIMSRMPNIITITSDRTILEAGGLLMQHSIDTLPVVEIGQPKKVIGKVTKTRMMAYFINAGNDIEKENY
- the ppdK gene encoding pyruvate, phosphate dikinase; amino-acid sequence: MLVTYVIDFLEGSKEQGDLLGGKGANLAEMTKLKLPVPTGFTITTTACLDYLEKKENVSTKLNEEIREHVLSMEKRTKKIFGDPLDPLLVSVRSGSKFSMPGMMDTILNLGLNDETVLGLAEKSGDDRFAYDCYRRLLQMFGDVVCGIDKNRFEEQLDFYKSKNKYLLDTEMQAEDWQELVAVYKDIFLEVTHQAFPQDPYEQLTLAVEAVFRSWNNRRAITYRRLHDISDTLGTAVNIQEMVFGNFGADSGTGVAFTRNPATGDKGIFGEFLLNAQGEDVVAGIRTPQPISELNVLMPEVYQEFLRLSHLLESHYKDMQDIEFTIENRKLYLLQTRNGKRTAKSAFKVCIQLVEEGIISKKEAIQRINPTIVTQLLHPVFEPDQLNHAELFAKGLPASPGAASGKIYFTAEQAKKASELGEKVILIRQETSPEDIEGMVVSEAIVTSRGGMTSHAAVVARGMGVCCVAGCEDIYVDEFLEQATAGDITLHQGDIISVDGTTGTIYLGSIPYVEGDEWQLLETITDWAKEEASIGVKANAETPKDIKTALKLGAQGIGLARTEHMFFGEERIFEMRKMILAENEESLIAPLSLLKEFQKDDFRTMFTLLKGKECTIRLLDPPLHEFLPQTEEEIIHLANATQRTVAEIKHRIEELHEQNPMLGHRGCRLAVTTPEIYEMQVAAIIESAIEVAQKAKDLRIVPEIMIPLIGSQEEMHWLRERLVQAIQKIFDEKKQTISYKIGTMLEIPRACLTAEKIATVADFFSFGTNDLTQLTYGFSRDDSVKFIGAYQEKQLLKEDPFQHIDEEGVGALMKIAVDKIRSVDPTIKIGVCGEVGGDPQSIRFLKKIGVDYISCSPYRIPSAILTIAQEQ